From the Nymphalis io chromosome 1, ilAglIoxx1.1, whole genome shotgun sequence genome, one window contains:
- the LOC126781761 gene encoding uncharacterized protein LOC126781761, producing the protein MKVLWLCLAAVCLVVCTAERGGSLRGALEALQRRQRGRVHVPVEPSDYEAFYDFVPPQAYAEPDYSVDTENVEDEASPKYIVRLLENERPSDAYEYKIIKKKSAYNNRPNPNTRQLSPFRERSQHSDNDRLRDLFMERDGDVEESRHILENEVDDDIEYAVLLDQLWSKYKNQGRFKNDDNTEGVVKLYKDKIIKKRFPNNWGPVAFKRKRSPESNIDQSVLSESEYIKNNGDTVPRSSNYNSYEVSDNDDDNDKDDMREEYAIAFQPLNDDDATDLADEDQYAYETIEKRFPVTKRSSGPYNFNSQKKRFAPDHNKRDTKAFRNSAGTDPKIVRDLSKIFGNAENEFIKSPVKRNTDNVENLHDTKPPTLVLPHNHTEYDHNLTIHDDISHEENGRKIHPPGVFGKEEHAHDKHGLELSHDTDHKHSHDNDQHDYNDQQAEKPIKIKKKSIDWSDYFGIDKRLKKSVSFVNNLNEDRLKKQYFDTFNKEVIYPLNSFRKNNYAKRNYVQPNEETDVQMNNDKSLAKDEKRNSGTDNESKLDNIDKKLKNMEGIIVDEALHYSNIGEELDSKEEQEMKEKLLSRLAAAYSLEKMRKALKEFKQSLQMQKASSVIRSSPDHTNDKYKRVVIKKEKVLMNNELPIPSEKNDDFEDEQGAGHYLNGKMEEQLSEGYMGGSGSHHTPVMSTVSSMGACPVLAKIVQRCRGVDLLAGDRGQLFLPLCSLHQICYLCGEAPPTTCDLVFLSEADSSCEGDMSCQRAARSALMALRELHENLVDELDGECEASPCLPATLKLNLGWQRALHRENEFTKYDAQRVVSVIDNDRDLSIDNRACKRLNCVDNSVQLSTNNKEHHNYTSILHSYCIYVVTSFTMANNIENGRGVDNLAATEDDGSTLRPDLVISVQPQVQESNRAELPVSTTDWHSNSRGQFIPIHGLDFLIGASSLLIQQTVELDDLTSRINSENRYIVKVPHGESLYIASEVSSKTQRSLCGMGRAFVMHLHDSTRQEALLLQRRLAAASCLFPCRLQEMRVITPPGDYIGRIQQQWTWMVPFFLVRDAADDVLYVIEGPAVLRKSALQLSKFKVLSGDSLREVGTISHGWDRELVTFTTNIIYPTDTVQPKHKALILAAAFLLEYTYFERAKKNCWRCNCC; encoded by the exons ATGAAAGTTCTATGGCTGTGTTTGGCGGCCGTGTGCTTGGTTGTATGCACGGCGGAGCGCGGCGGATCGTTGCGTGGGGCGCTCGAAGCGTTGCAGCGGCGACAACGTGGGCGCGTGCATGTACCGGTTGAACCTTCAGACTATGAAGCTTTTTACGACTTCGTGCCGCCGCAAGCGTATGCTG AACCTGATTATTCTGTAGATACGGAAAACGTTGAAGATGAAGCATCTCCAAAGTATATCGTTAGGTTACTAGAAAATGAAAGGCCATCTGATGCttatgaatacaaaataatcaaGAAAAAATCTGCATATAATAATAGACCGAATCCCAATACACGGCAACTTTCTCCTTTCCGTGAACGAAGTCAACATTCAGATAACGATAGACTTCGAGACTTGTTTATGGAGAGAGACGGAGATGTAGAAGAAAGTAGACACATTTTAGAAAACGAAGTAGATGATGACATTGAATATGCAGTTCTTTTAGATCAGCTCTGGTCTAAATATAAGAACCAAGGCCGTTTTAAGAATGATGACAATACAGAAGGGGTAGTGaagttatataaagataaaattatcaaaaaacgaTTTCCTAACAattggggacctgtcgcttttAAAAGAAAACGAAGTCCAGAGTCCAATATAGATCAATCAGTATTATCCGAGAGtgaatatattaagaataacgGAGATACCGTTCCTCGTAGTTCGAACTATAATTCATATGAAGTTTCTGATAATGATGACGATAATGATAAAGATGATATGCGAGAAGAATATGCTATTGCATTCCAACCTCTAAACGATGATGACGCCACTGATTTAGCAGATGAAGATCAATATGCATATGAAACTATTGAAAAGCGATTTCCTGTAACTAAAAGAAGCAGTGGgccttataattttaatagtcaaAAGAAAAGGTTTGCTCCTGACCATAATAAACGTGATACTAAGGCATTCAGAAATAGTGCCGGAACAGATCCAAAAATAGTCAGAGACTTGTCAAAAATATTTGGGAATGctgaaaatgaatttattaaatctCCCGTTAAGCGTAACACTGATAACGTAGAAAATTTGCATGATACTAAGCCACCGACTTTGGTTTTACCTCATAATCATACCGAATATGATCACAATTTGACTATACATGACGATATAAGCCATGAAGAAAATGGACGCAAAATTCATCCACCAGGAGTGTTTGGTAAAGAAGAACACGCCCATGACAAACATGGATTGGAACTTAGTCATGATACGGACCATAAGCATAGTCATGACAATGATCAACACGATTATAATGACCAACAAGCTGAAaaaccaattaaaataaaaaagaaatctaTTGATTGGTCAGATTATTTTGGTATTGACAAAAGGCTTAAAAAATCCGTTTCCTTTGTAAACAATCTAAATGAGGATCGGcttaaaaaacaatactttgaCACGTTTAACAAGGAGGTTATATACCCATTAAATTcctttagaaaaaataattatgcaaaacGCAATTACGTTCAACCAAATGAGGAAACAGATGTTCAAATGAATAATGATAAATCACTTGCTAAAGACGAAAAAAGAAACTCGGGAACCGATAATGAGTCGAAATTGGataatatcgataaaaaattgaaaaatatggaAGGAATAATAGTGGATGAAGCATTACATTACTCTAATATTGGTGAAGAACTTGATTCTAAAGAAGAACaagaaatgaaagaaaaattgTTGTCTCGTTTGGCAGCAGCTTACAGTTTGGAGAAAATGCGCAAAGCACTAAAAGAATTTAAGCAAAGTTTGCAAATGCAAAAAGCATCTTCTGTTATACGATCCTCTCCTGATCACaccaatgataaatataaaagagtTGTTATTAAAAAGGAAAAGGTACTAATGAATAATGAGCTACCCATCCCATCTGAAAAGAATGATGATTTTGAAGATGAACAAGGAGCTGGCCATTATTTAAATGGTAAAATGGAGGAACAGCTCTCTGAAGGATATATGGGTGGTAGTGGAAGCCATCATACTCCGGTTATGTCGACAG TTAGCTCAATGGGTGCCTGTCCAGTTTTAGCAAAGATTGTACAAAGATGCCGTGGTGTTGATTTATTGGCTGGGGATCGTGGTCAGCTGTTTCTCCCTTTGTGTAGCTTACATCAAATTTGTTACCTTTGT ggCGAAGCTCCTCCAACAACATGCGACTTGGTATTTTTGTCTGAAGCAGACTCATCATGTGAAGGTGATATGAGTTGCCAGCGAGCTGCACGTTCTGCTCTTATGGCTTTAAGAGAATTGCATGAAAATTTAGTCGATGAGTTAGATGGTGAATGCGAAGCAAGCCCTTGCCTTCCTGCTACTTTGAAACTCAATTTAGGTTGGCAAAGAGCACTTCACCG tgAAAACGAATTTACGAAATATGATGCTCAACGAGTTGTTAGTGTTATTGATAATGATAGAGATTTATCTATTGATAACAGGGCGTGCAAACGATTGAATTGTGTCGATAACTCAGTACAGTTGAGTACTAATAATAAAGAACATCACAATTATACATCGATATTACATAGTTATTGTATATACGTGGTCACATCATTTACTATggcaaataatattgaaaatggaAGGGGTGTGGATAATCTGGCAGCAACTGAAG ACGATGGTTCAACACTGAGGCCCGATCTGGTGATAAGTGTCCAACCCCAAGTACAAG agaGTAACAGAGCTGAACTTCCAGTATCAACGACAGATTGGCATTCGAACAGTCGAGGACAGTTCATACCAATACACGGCTTAGATTTTCTCATCGGTGCTTCGAGCTTGCTCATACAACAAACCGTAGAACTCGATGACT TAACGTCCAGAATAAATTCAGAAAATAGATACATAGTAAAAGTACCGCACGGTGAATCGTTATACATCGCTAGTGAAGTGTCTTCGAAAACACAAAGAAGTTTATGTGGCATGGGCCGAGCTTTTGTAATGCACTTGCACGACAGCACGAGGCAGGAGGCGCTGCTGCTTCAAAGACGACTGGCAGCAGCCTCTTGCTTGTTCCCTTGTCGGTTACAg GAGATGAGAGTAATAACTCCTCCAGGGGACTATATTGGTCGCATACAGCAACAGTGGACATGGATGGTGCCGTTCTTTCTTGTAAGAGATGCGGCGGATGATGTCCTATATGTTATAGAAGGACCTGCAGTTTTAAGAAAAAGCGCTTTACAGCTTTCTAAATTTAAG GTATTAAGTGGGGATTCCTTACGAGAAGTTGGAACAATTTCTCACGGTTGGGACCGTGAACTTGTCACTTTTaccacaaatattatttatcctaCTGACACAGTACAGCCAAAACATAAAGCTCTTATATTAGCCGCGGCGTTTTTGCTT gaataCACGTACTTCGAACGG